A stretch of the Candidatus Latescibacter sp. genome encodes the following:
- the trxA gene encoding thioredoxin — MSALPEVTDHTFKTEVLESQKPVVVDFWASWCMPCRMLTPILEKVAEKNSEKFSFYKLNTDENPQISKQFHIMSIPTVIFFKNGQEVKRLIGVQQETALQMELDRV; from the coding sequence ATGAGCGCCCTGCCTGAAGTCACTGACCATACCTTTAAAACCGAGGTTCTCGAATCACAGAAGCCGGTTGTTGTCGATTTTTGGGCGTCCTGGTGTATGCCCTGCCGGATGCTCACTCCAATCCTGGAAAAAGTGGCGGAGAAAAATTCGGAAAAGTTCAGTTTCTACAAACTTAATACGGATGAAAATCCACAAATATCAAAGCAATTCCATATCATGAGCATACCCACGGTGATATTTTTCAAAAACGGGCAGGAGGTAAAAAGGCTGATCGGGGTGCAGCAGGAAACAGCTCTGCAAATGGAGCTCGACCGGGTGTAA
- a CDS encoding glycosyltransferase produces the protein MSDRTQNDSTSHTPPRISVILPTLNAARTLARCLDSIRRQNYPCEQVEIVMADAGSTDGTLEIAERYGVNRIVPNPLRTGEAGKAAAIKVSSGEILALIDSDNILEDNGYFSRAAEIFRDASVDSAEPL, from the coding sequence ATGTCTGATAGAACTCAAAATGATTCAACTTCTCATACACCGCCCCGAATCAGCGTCATCCTTCCCACTCTCAACGCCGCCCGAACATTGGCCCGCTGTCTCGATTCCATCCGCAGGCAGAACTATCCCTGTGAACAGGTGGAAATTGTGATGGCTGATGCAGGCTCCACTGATGGTACCCTGGAAATTGCGGAGAGGTATGGGGTGAACCGAATCGTGCCCAATCCCCTTCGCACCGGCGAAGCGGGCAAAGCCGCAGCCATTAAGGTTTCCTCCGGGGAAATTCTCGCCCTTATCGATTCGGACAACATCCTCGAAGACAACGGATATTTCTCGAGGGCGGCGGAAATTTTCCGTGATGCCTCTGTTGACAGCGCGGAACCTCT